In Chloracidobacterium sp., one genomic interval encodes:
- a CDS encoding ion transporter gives MQNEKEAYVGSRLRERLYEIVFEAETPAGRFFDITVIALILISLVAVFLESVRSIRDVYLDELHIIEWILTVLFSIEYVLRLISSRRPFRYVFSFYGLVDLLAILPSYISLFVPGTQYLLTIRVLRLLRIFRVLKLSKYVSESRVIVAALRTSKHKISVFVVAILSIAIVVGSLMYVVEGEEHGFVDLPTSVYWAVVTLTTVGYGDLSPQTLLGKFLASIVMVMGYGIIAVPTGIFTRELIKASKSASTQLCAECHAEGHDMDAVHCKYCGTKL, from the coding sequence GAGATAGTTTTCGAGGCCGAGACGCCGGCGGGCCGCTTTTTCGACATCACCGTAATAGCGCTTATCCTCATTAGCCTCGTTGCGGTTTTTCTGGAAAGCGTAAGAAGTATTCGCGATGTCTATCTCGATGAACTGCACATCATCGAATGGATACTCACTGTACTCTTCTCGATCGAATACGTTCTTCGTTTGATCTCGTCGAGGCGCCCGTTTCGATATGTGTTCAGCTTCTACGGCCTTGTTGATCTTCTTGCGATATTACCGAGCTATATCAGCCTTTTTGTTCCGGGAACCCAGTATCTGCTCACGATCCGCGTTTTAAGGCTGCTGCGGATCTTTCGCGTTCTCAAACTTTCCAAGTATGTATCGGAGAGCCGCGTTATCGTTGCCGCACTCAGGACGAGCAAGCATAAGATAAGCGTCTTTGTCGTTGCGATACTTTCGATCGCAATTGTGGTCGGCTCGCTGATGTATGTAGTCGAGGGCGAGGAGCATGGCTTTGTCGATCTGCCGACAAGCGTGTATTGGGCGGTCGTAACGCTGACGACCGTCGGCTACGGCGACCTTTCACCGCAAACGCTGCTCGGGAAATTTCTTGCGTCGATCGTGATGGTGATGGGCTACGGAATAATTGCGGTGCCGACCGGCATTTTCACAAGGGAATTGATCAAAGCGTCAAAATCTGCTTCTACGCAACTCTGTGCCGAGTGCCACGCCGAAGGGCATGATATGGACGCTGTTCATTGCAAGTACTGCGGGACAAAGTTATGA
- a CDS encoding biotin attachment protein: protein MSNMKLHANTDDGTVEIEITRDGRSVTAKVDGREYQLDASQPERGVYLLKHGSKVFQAAVTSDSGTSIEINGNSYDVAIHDPRKLRSNAGDAQQNDGRAEIKTAMPGKVVRILRSLNETVAKGDGLIVVEAMKMQNEMRSPKDGIVAAINTSEGETVNAGEVLLVVE, encoded by the coding sequence ATGTCGAATATGAAACTGCACGCAAATACAGACGATGGCACCGTCGAGATCGAGATCACGCGCGACGGCCGCAGCGTTACCGCAAAGGTGGATGGTCGTGAATATCAACTCGACGCCTCGCAGCCCGAACGCGGTGTCTATCTGCTGAAGCACGGCAGCAAGGTCTTTCAGGCGGCGGTAACATCGGATAGCGGTACGAGCATTGAGATCAACGGCAATAGCTACGATGTCGCGATCCACGATCCGCGAAAACTTCGCAGCAACGCAGGCGATGCGCAACAGAACGACGGGCGTGCGGAGATCAAGACCGCAATGCCGGGTAAGGTCGTCCGCATCCTTAGATCCTTGAATGAAACTGTCGCGAAAGGCGACGGCCTTATCGTTGTCGAGGCGATGAAAATGCAGAATGAAATGCGATCGCCAAAGGATGGTATCGTGGCCGCGATAAACACTTCCGAAGGTGAAACGGTCAACGCCGGCGAAGTTCTGCTTGTGGTCGAGTGA